Sequence from the Primulina huaijiensis isolate GDHJ02 chromosome 16, ASM1229523v2, whole genome shotgun sequence genome:
taactctaatatcctctcaaaaacctctcaaaagcatcataattcataaaatctttaaagtagctTAAATCGTaaacataattttgcggaaactagcgacggtccttgggttgtgtgcaccttcagtcgagcaaggtcaaccatcaaaacctccattaacataaatctcatgttcacctgtatcaatcacaccaagtgagtctattgactcagcaaacctgaaccatgataacaagtaatacatatacattcacaagcaacaaaaaaaatacatttactCAAAGtagtttttcatgaacataactttaacattttcctttcaacatatcgtatcatattttctttcatcatatacctatatgttttcctttttattgaattcagatcctcaattgtgactttcgtattagctgtaggtcaatggatccatctacgtattaccacggtACTGCGTagcagggacatcagcgacactctcacccgtcaactgagccttggccttacatatcatcgtatcatcatattagtcaaaatcaattcacctccttctacttttcatatttccatcacttacaaaaattcatgtaaatataaatcaattttcttttaaaccaagtacgtaacatatcttttagcattaacatttcatcataaaattccataaacattttaatattatttacagcattcagggcactgccaggtcGTCTaccatttttcaggtgtaaaatgactgttttgcccctggaactctaactttcccaatttatacttagattttaaaaaaacaacccAAAtacatccaaacttaacatatgaCCTTAAAATACAACCATAATtatttcttagacataaacttAGGCTTTTCGACTAATTTTTAAATTCGCTTTTAAACTTAGATGTACATCCCAATTTTGACTCGTAtagactcgaaacttaaccaaactcgAACCATAACTTAATAACACCTAGTTATACCATATATAACTCAAATCAAGCCAATCAAGAACCATGAACAAGCCTAAATCGGTTACTGAATTTTCTGCCTATGTGGACCGAACCCTCACtcatgtcatcctcaaaactTTCGAACCTAGACCCTGACCGATTGGACCAGTCCCTGACCaaccctcctaggacctagaACAAACCCTTTATGACCCTCTTAGACCAGCCCCCATGGCCCATGCATGCAAACGCGCATGGTTCATCCTAAGCACTCGGTCGcagctaggaagagtcctagccgtGCGGCTCCTCTCTTCCTGCCCATCCAGCCTTGCGTGGACCACCATGGCTCGATGCTATGACCCTCATGAGCCCAGCTCTTTTCCCGGAAAGCACCATGCACGACCCCTTTCCTGAACCTCCCAAAAGTCGAGCCCTAGTTACCCTAAACCCCAAAATTCGTGCAGCCCTTAGCCTCCCACGTTCCAGCCTTGCATCGTGCTTATATGGACTCTTAAACATGTGGGAAAATATCCCTTCAAGTATCCCTAACACgacagcccctttgtgcatcattaggaagagtttcaaaaaaagaaaactatAGTTTGTGCATGTATagtcataaaaacgaaaataaaagtgGTGCATCATATTCCTCATGCAAACAcaattaaacatacataatatggtgtgaaatatatttgaaagaagattaaggcgtgcctttgcatttattACACGCGAAACAATTTGGCGATGCGAGGAACGTTGGCGGAGATGGACCCTTGCTGAATTTCCTTCAAAGATTGCATGGCTTACCTTCCAATTCGTGTGGTGTGTGGCCGTGTGGTTTGTGAAGGAGAGTCCTAGTATTATTTTGAGGGGGAAGGGATAGAGTTGTGAGGGTTTTGGGGAGGTTTATTagctttatattttaattgaaacaCATGGTGCAAGATCAGGCCCATTAACCTAGTATAAAACTATGCATTCTAAAATAaaactacattttaaacatgtaatcatgcatatcataaTTCATTTATGtcattaaaaccatttaattagtcattttctattttccctagatttgcatgcagttggattacgtctttGTATTTTAGACCTTACAATAGATTTCAGAGACTTGAATTGTGCCACACTGAAAGATGTTTATGTCATGTTAGTAGCTAATATGCTTGTTGATGTAGTGACAAAACTAGTTGATATCATTTATGGTTTTATAAGAATGAGACAAcacaatttgaaattaaatcatttaaagtgTAATTTTGGTGTGCATGCCAGAAATTTTCTTGGCTTTGTAGTTCACCAAAAGGGAGTGAAGATGGATAAAAACAAGGCCAGAGCTATCATAGAGGCTATGCCACCAAATAATAATAAGGAGCAACAAAGATTTTTCAGCCATGTAAATTATTTAAGAAGATTTATCTCTAATTTGGCAGGTAAGACCAGAGAACTTTCTTTTTTGTTGTAATTAAAAGATTCTGAAGAGTTTAAATCGGAAGCATGCCAACACGCAGCTTTTGATATAACAAAGAAATACTTGTATAAACCCCTTGTGCTGATGCCCCCAAATCAAGGTTTTCCCCTCAAATTGTATATATCGACCGCTCAAGAATCTATTGGGTGTCTCTTggtaaaaaaaaaccaataaaatcatgagtatgccatttattatttaattcgaACACTTACAGAAGCAGAGGTAGGGTATTCGGTCATAGAGAAATTTTGTTTGGAATTATATTATTCGTGTAAGAAATTAAGACATTATTTGATCTATTCGGGAGTTTATGTGATTTTAATCTTGTCAAATATATGCTTCACAGGCATATGGTCGAAGTGGCATGGAGTGTACCAGTTAAGATCCCAGTGTATTACGCTAATCAGCAATGGACTTTGAAGTTTCTTGGTTCTAGTACAGAGAGAGCATCAGGGACTGAAATTGTGATAATTTCATTTAATCTCGACTTCTCATGCACCATAACCAAGCAGAATATTAAGCATTGGTGATTGGATTTGAGGTTTTGCAGGATTTGGGTTCTATAggatttttaattattggaGATTCTTAGTTGGTTCTCAAACAAATGTCATGGGAGTATAAATTTTGAAGTCTGGCATTAGCGCCTTACTTCACCGCCGCTTCAAAATTCATTGATGACTTCAAAGACATGACTTTCCAACATGTGCCAAGACAAGACAATTAGGAAGCTGACGAGTTGGCTCATATTGCTTCTGGTTTGAAGATGTCGCCCAAACTTACTCACAAATCGTTGTTGGTACGAAAGCGAAAGCATTCCTCCATTCATTAGCAATGAATACAAGTAGACACTTTTGATATTGATGCTGATCTTGCCAATGATTGGATGAATGAGATAAAAGAAGCGTTTAGATAGCTAGAATAGAAATTGCAGTATGGTTTGAAgatgataaatataaattatttttttggcagAGGATGAACTTGATAGAAAATGGGACGATGGCTTGTTGTTGCGATGTTTGGGTTTTCCAGAAGTCGTGAAAGTGATGCATCAATTTCATGAAGAAATATGTGGAGCAGACTGTTACTGTCATCGATGCTAAAGGATTGCATAAGGTATTTAAGAGGGTGCCAATAATGCCAAAATCAGGGGAATATTCAGAGGATACCATCTGATGAAATGCATGCTATTGTAAAGCCATGGCCATTTCAGGGATGAGCTATGGATTTGATATGTAAGATATATCCTCCTCCATCTAAAATctattcttttataattttgacTACTGAATTTTTCACCAAGTGGGTTGAAGCACTCCCAATGAAAAAAGTGGAGAGAAAatatgttattatttttgtgAAGGAGTATATTATTCACAGATTTGAGATCCCACAATCAATCACTACAGACCGAATAATTATGTTAGTGGGGTCAGAAATGAAAGATTTTGCTCAAGAATATGGATCTAGTTGATTAAAACTTCACTCCACTATCCAAAATCCAATGGCCAAGCTGAAGCTTCAAACCAAGTGTTGATTAATATGTTGAAAAAGATGATGGAAGATAACCCTCGAGATTGGCACCAAATGCTGTCAAAAACCTTGTGGGCTTATCGGACGTCAAAGAAAAGTACTACTGGTTTAAGTTCTTTCACCTTGACTTATGGAAATGATGTAGTGTTGTCTATGGAAGTGGTGATTCCTTCTTTGAGAGTGATGAAACAAAATGAGTTGGAGCCAGAGCTTTATACATATGCAATAATCATGGAACTTGAAGATTTGGATGAGCTAAGAATGCAAACATATAATACTTCAATGTTTCAGAAAGCCAAGGTAGCCAGAAATTACAATAAACGTGTTAATAAGAATGTGTTCGAGGAATAAGATGTAATTTGGAAGGTGATTCTACCCTTTGGGTCCAAAGACAAAAAAATTGATCGCCCAATTGGGAAGGGTCATTTAAAATTCATCGAGTTTAAATAAGAACACGTATTGATAGGTTGGAGAGTCTTGAGGGAGAACCACACAGAAGCTGCATTAATAGCAAGTACTTGAAGCAATATTATCCCAGCAGTTGGGTAGTGGTGTCGGAACCTGGTAGTTCATGAAGTTGGAATAGGTAAGAAGTATTGTACAAAGTAGGGTGAATGACCACTTTGTTCAA
This genomic interval carries:
- the LOC140961717 gene encoding uncharacterized protein, encoding MEDNPRDWHQMLSKTLWAYRTSKKSTTGLSSFTLTYGNDVVLSMEVVIPSLRVMKQNELEPELYTYAIIMELEDLDELRMQTYNTSMFQKAKVARNYNKRVNKNVFEE